The genomic interval GCAATCGGGTGCGCCTCATAGTCGCTCAGGAGCGTCACGAGCGATGCACGCGAGAGCAGGGAGGCCATCGCGGACCGATCCGCGGCCGGAACCGGTCGGATCTCGACGTACTTGTCCATGCCAAGTTGCCGCGCACGTCGACGAAGCTGCTGCTCGTATGGACCAGAGCCGACGATCCGGAGTCGCGCATTCGCGATGTGTCGGCGAATGAGCGGCAGCGCGTCCAGGATTCGCTGGTGGCCCTTGTAGCGCTCGAGCCGGCCGATGGACAGGATCAGGGTTTCGTCGGTGGAATCCTCAGTGGGCGCCGGCGATGCCGGAAGGTCAGATCCGTTTGCGATGACCACGAACCGGTTGCGAGGAATGCGCAGTCTCCGCGAAAAGAAGTCCGCCTCGAACCGGGAGACGCCAATGAGCGCTGACGCCCGGCTGAGCAAGGGGCGGAGCGCCGCGCGTTGAAGCCCGCGCAGCGCATTGCGAACGTGAGAGGAGTTGCCGCCGCTATGGAAGGTTACCGCGTATGGAATCCCGCGCTGGAGGGCACTGAGCATGGCGATGGGCGTCACGAGGGTGTGGTATCCCTGACAATGCACCAGGTCCCAAGGTCCGTCGGCGATGGCTGCGCGGATTCCCGGCGCGAAGTAGTAATCCCGGTCAGACGGCCACGCACGAACCCGGCGGATCTTCACGCCGTCGACCTCCTCGCGCGGGCGAAGCCGACCGGTGAGATCGGTCGTGGCGATCGTGAGGTCGAGGCCCATCCGAGCGAGGCGTCGGGATACTTCGTACACGTGGGTTTCGACGCCGCCGATCTGTGGCAGATACCGCGGTGTTGTCACGAGGACCTTCAAGGGCTGCGGCTGCGCGGCGGGCTCGGCTCGCACAATCGGCGCCGCTTGCGCAGCCGATGCGCCCTCAGCCGAACTGCCAGCGACGCGCCCGCTGGAGCAGTCAACCGCGGCGCACATGGTGAAACCCCCAGTGGCCACGAACGTAGCCCGCTACCGTCGCGGCGAATCCGAGCGCGATGGCCCCGGCCCGCAAAGCGCCCGAGCCATCGCGTCGGACCAGCGAGTCCCGCAGACCTCGAAGCACGCCGACCGGCAGCACGCGAGCCGTATAGGCCGCCTCCTCGGTGAGCGCTGCTCCGCGTCCGACGAATCGGGAGATCAGCGCCTTGGAGGTCCCTTCCGCGTAGCAGCGCGCCACAAAATATCGCCAGCGGACACGGTCGCCCGGTACGCGGTGGCGCACGATCGAATCCGGTTGAAAGACGAACACGCTGTCCTTCCAACGCCGGCGCGCGCGAATGCACAGCTCCGTCTCTTCGCAGCCCATCGGCGCGCGATGGTTCCGCCCGATTCCGTCGCGAAAGAGCCCGACGTGCTGGAAGATTTCGCGGCGCATGCACATGCTGGCGCCGAATGGATTGCGCACCGGCGCCAGGCGCTTGGGCGCACCCCGATGCGTACAGCCGAGCACCCAATAGAACTCCTCGGGCAACCAGGTCGCCTGGCGATCGACCCACGCGGGCTCGATCGCCCCTCCGACGCCGAGAACGCGGGCGTCGGCGAGAGGGCAGAGCAGCTTCTCCAGCCAATCCGGGCAAGCCTCGGCGTCGTCATCCAGGAAGGCGATGACTTCGCCACGCGTGACCTCGACACCCGTGTTGCGCGCCCCCGAGAGGCCCTGCGCGTGGCGATTCGGCACGGCGGCCACCCCAAGACGCTCGGCGCGCTCAAGGAGCGACGGGTTGTGATCGACGACGACGACGATTTCGTCGGGCACGCGCGTCTGGTTTTGGAGCGACCGCACGCACGCCGTCAGCTCCGACCATCGAGCTTCCGTATATGCGCAGACGACAACCGAAACGGTGAACCGCGGGGCGCCGAGCGGAGCTTGGTTGGCTACCGTCATGGTCGCCGACGCCCCGTTGGTCCAGTGGGGCTGTGGTGCGAGGGCGTCATGCGGCAGCCTGGCCATCCTGCTGTTCCCTGTTGGAGATGAGGATCTCCGCGAGATCCACTCGGGCGCGAGGTCCGTCTGCTGGGAATTGAAGCGAAGGGCCAGCCTGCCGGTGGGGCGTGACGTCCCCGAAAATGCTTCGGCGCCATTCCGAGAGGATGGTGCACAGGACGCGCCATCCATCCGGGATCGTTCGAAGGTTACTGGTCCCGTGAATTCTCCGATCTTCGAAGCTGGGCACCTCCGCGACTCGGAGGCCGACGCGGAGCGCGCGCACGTTCATGAGCGTCTCGACCTCAAATCCATCGCAGTCGAGGTCCAGACGTCGAACGGCGCTCGACCAGAACGCGTTGTAGCCGTAGCACAGGTCGGAGTAGCGTCCCCCAAAGAGCAGCCGGACGAGGCTTACGAGCAGGTGATTTCCCCAGCGGCGATACGCAGGCATGTCGGCTGTTCCGCCGCCCTGGAGAAACCGCGATCCTTTCACGAAATCGGCGCCTGCGAGGAGGGGGCCGATGTACGCGGGGATCTCTGTTGGAAGCGTGGAGCCGTCCGCGTCGAGCATCACGATGATGTCCC from Chloroflexota bacterium carries:
- a CDS encoding glycosyltransferase family 2 protein, producing the protein MSCRVSVVIPALNEEANLPFVLPKIPTWVHEVILVDGQSTDRTVDVARILVPNIRVVQQLGKGKGAALRAGFEAATGDIIVMLDADGSTLPTEIPAYIGPLLAGADFVKGSRFLQGGGTADMPAYRRWGNHLLVSLVRLLFGGRYSDLCYGYNAFWSSAVRRLDLDCDGFEVETLMNVRALRVGLRVAEVPSFEDRRIHGTSNLRTIPDGWRVLCTILSEWRRSIFGDVTPHRQAGPSLQFPADGPRARVDLAEILISNREQQDGQAAA
- a CDS encoding glycosyltransferase family 2 protein produces the protein MARLPHDALAPQPHWTNGASATMTVANQAPLGAPRFTVSVVVCAYTEARWSELTACVRSLQNQTRVPDEIVVVVDHNPSLLERAERLGVAAVPNRHAQGLSGARNTGVEVTRGEVIAFLDDDAEACPDWLEKLLCPLADARVLGVGGAIEPAWVDRQATWLPEEFYWVLGCTHRGAPKRLAPVRNPFGASMCMRREIFQHVGLFRDGIGRNHRAPMGCEETELCIRARRRWKDSVFVFQPDSIVRHRVPGDRVRWRYFVARCYAEGTSKALISRFVGRGAALTEEAAYTARVLPVGVLRGLRDSLVRRDGSGALRAGAIALGFAATVAGYVRGHWGFHHVRRG
- a CDS encoding glycosyltransferase family 4 protein; translated protein: MTTPRYLPQIGGVETHVYEVSRRLARMGLDLTIATTDLTGRLRPREEVDGVKIRRVRAWPSDRDYYFAPGIRAAIADGPWDLVHCQGYHTLVTPIAMLSALQRGIPYAVTFHSGGNSSHVRNALRGLQRAALRPLLSRASALIGVSRFEADFFSRRLRIPRNRFVVIANGSDLPASPAPTEDSTDETLILSIGRLERYKGHQRILDALPLIRRHIANARLRIVGSGPYEQQLRRRARQLGMDKYVEIRPVPAADRSAMASLLSRASLVTLLSDYEAHPIAIVEALSLSRPVLVSDTSGLREFGETGQARMISVRALPSQIAYAALKQLESPITAPAVAVPTWDECAAAVLRVYQSIVDGMRPCES